CCTCTGCTGCGTCAGTGGATCGGTTTTGACAAATTAGCCAGTGCGATGGGCGGTCAGGAACCCATTGAGTTCCCTCCGTACAACATTGAGAAAAAAGACGATAACCATTATCGCATCACGCTGGCTTTGGCGGGATTCCAGCAAAGCGAACTGGACATTGAGGTGGAAGGTCAGCGCCTGACGGTGAAAGGCAACCCGACACTGGCTAAGAAGAAGGTGGAATACCTGCACCAGGGGCTGGTATTTAAGCCATTCTCCCTGAGTTTTACCCTGGCGGAGCATTTGCATGTCTCCGAGGCCCATTTTGAACATGGCCTGCTGCATATTGATCTGGTGCGCGAAGTGCCGGAGGCGCTGCAACCGCAGCGAATTGCGATTGGCGGGAGTCGGCCGGTATTAACCCAGTCAGTCGCCCAGAGCGACACGAATGGGTTAGTCGATACCCGCAGCGCGGGAGTGGCCGCAAAATAGCGGTCTTTCGCGCTCATAATTCCTGTTTTTTTCGCTGTGCCCGCGACTTAGCCAAGACGCGGGCATTTTTTATGGCAGGTATCTCTGCCCGTCACCGTTTGCTCTCGTCTGAAACGTGGCGAAGAATGGAGGGGGCTGCTCCGATGACGGTGATGCAACCGGGCGGGCGATGCCGTTCAACACAATAATCTCGTTCACTCGGGGGGTGAAAAAATCGCTTAAAAACTGTACTGATATGTTATCGGCAGGATAAAAAAATAAAGATAATAAGAAGAGAGGCGTTATCTTCGGTAATTAATTTTTTTCAGGGGAACGTTGCTCTCAAAATAAATACAAAAGGATAAATGGTTGGTCATTAAAAGGAATATTAAAACCATGCTGAAAATAATATTTCAATATGGGTTTTATAAGCGGAAGGTAAGTTAATTATATGTTCCGTTATTGTTGCTTAATGTTGAATTTAAAGGTTTTTTCTTTTATGGTGGCCCTAAGAAGTTATTTTTAAATAAACTAATAATCACTTTTAGTAACTAAAGTAATGCTATTTGCCAATCGCTTTATAATATCATCTTTTCATCAGTTATTTGGTTTGATGGGACGAGAAAAAACACGTCGACCTATTATTTCTCTCGTCTCTTTTTCTCACGGATGTTTCCTGTTGTGCTGGTAAATATCGTATTAACCGGCAGAGTGATGAAAGAAGAATAAAAAGAAACGCCAACTTTCCCGCACAGAACATCCGTTGTGAATTATACTCGACATCTTTCAAGTTGCAGGTGCGTTGGTTGCCGAATCACTCAACCCACCGTGGGTTTCACCTCGCTGTGGCCGCTGCCGGCAGCGTTCAAATCCGCTCCGGGCAGATTTGTCACCCCTCTCTTACCTGAGTAAGCGCTGGGGATTCAGTCGGTTGCCGCGTGACGAGGCCCATCGATGAGCCTCGCCGGTTAAGAATCAATGCGTTGTTCAAAGCGACAATGTTTTGTCCTGCACACCTTGAAATCTATTGGGTATAGCGAATTCTGTTTTAATGAAGAGTGGTGTTCTTATGTCTGCAAATAGTAGCAGGTTGTTAAAGCTTCTGATTATACTTTGTATCGCTGGTGGATTATGGTTACTCCCGGTTCCTGATGGTGTTAAACCCGACGCCTGGCATTTAATGGCGATTTTTATTGCCACGGTGGTCGGCCTGATTCTCTCCCCTTATCCCCTGGGTGCAATGGCGACGTTCAGCATGACCTCCGTCGCCATACTGGGCTTGTTATCCATTAAAGATGTTCTCGCCGGCTTCAGCGATCCGACCATCTGGATGATTGCCTGTGCATTCTTTATTTCCCGCGGGTTTATTAAAACCGGTTTTGGCCGCCGCATCGGTTTGCTGTTTATCAGCAAGTTGGGCAATAGCTCATTGGGTCTGGCGTATGGTCTGGTGTTTACCGATTTACTGTTCGCGCCCGCCATGCCGTCCACTTCCGCACGCTGCGGTGGGATTATCACGCCGCTGTTCCGTTCCATTTCCGAAGCCTATGACTCAACGCCGGAAAAAGGCACGCAACGTCGTATCGGCGCTTTTCTGGTGCAGTCCATATTCCAGTGTAATGCCGTCACATCAGCGATGTTCATGACCTCCATGGCGGGTAACCCGATGGTCGCTAAACTGGCTTCCCAGTTTGGTATCGAGATCAGTTGGACTGACTGGGCGCTTGCTACGCTGCTGCCTGGTTTCCTGTCGCTGGCGCTGATTCCTTATCTGATCTACCGTTTCTATCCGCCAGAACTGAAACAAACCTCGGAAATGCGCGCGATTGCCGTCGAAAGATTGCGTGAAATGGGGCCGATGGGCCGTAATGAATGGGTGGTTCTGGGGGTCTTCCTTGGTCTGGTGACGTTTTGGGTGCTGGGCTCTACGTTGAAAATTGATGCGACTCTGACGGCGCTGGCAGGTTTGAGCGTACTGTTGCTTAGTCGTGCCCTGACTTGGGATGACGTGGTCGGTGAAAAAGAAGCGTGGCACACCGTTGTTTGGTTTGCCGTGCTGATGACGCTGGCAGGACAGCTCAACAAAATGGGTTTGATAGCCTGGATGGGCGGTCTGGCAGGTAACGCGGTAAGCGGCATGCATTGGCTGCCGATGCTTGGCCTGCTGCTGTTGGTTTACTACTACAGCCACTATTTGATGGCGAGTGCGATTGCTCACATCAGTGCGATGTATGCGATTTTCGTTTCGATCGCCCTGGCGGCAGGTGCGCCACCGATGCTGACTGTGTTGGTTTTCGGTATCTTCAGTAACCTGTTTATGTCCACGACTCACTATTCCAGCGGTCCGGCGCCGATTCTGTTCGGTTGTGGTTACATGCCGTTGAGCACCTGGTGGAAAATCGGTTTCCTAGTCAGCCTGGTCATTATTCCAATCTGGTTGGGCGTAGGCAGCATGTGGTGGAAACTGCTTGGTTTCTGGTAAGGCCAGATAACGCTCTTGTGTTCCGTTTTATTCAAGCTCCCTTCTGATACAGCGCGTCCAACCACCCTGTGGTTGGACGCGTTCATTCCGACACGCGAAAAGTGATGAAACAGTATAAGATAACGGTGTAATGATGGTTATTCTGGAGAGCGACATGAACAAGAAAAAAACACCGTTGAAGTTAGGGACGTCGGTGTTTCTGATGGTTTCTGTTGTGCTTGGCGCTGTACTGTTGGTGGTGTACTCCTTATTATTTTTTCGTATTAATCAGTTATCAGAAGATCATCTGCGGGAAAAGGCCTTTTCCATCGCCCGCACCCTTGCGGCCTCCCCTGCGGTTATTAATGAACTGAAGGGCCTCGGAAAGGCGGATGACGTTCAAAAGGCGGCAGAAATGATTCGTCAGCGCAATCAGCTGCTCTTTGTGACCATTACCGATATGGATACCATTCGCCATAGTCACCCAGAGCCGCAAAGAATTGGCGAATATTTTGCGGGCCGTGACATTTATCCCTCCCTGCTGGGGATGGAAAACACCTCGATTAACCGTGGCACGCTTGATCCAGCATTAAGGGTGTTTACGCCGGTTTTTGACAGCAATAATCAGCAGATTGGCGTGGTCGCACTGGGTATTGCATTGACCAGCGTGCAAAAAGTTATCAGTGAGAACCGCTGGATGATCCCCTGGGCGATTCTTGCCGGTGCGCTGGTTGGCTGGTTGGGAACCTTGATTCTGGTGAAGGTGCTCAAACGGATCATGCTGGGCTTTGAACCGTACGAGATATCCAGCCTGTTTGAACAGCGTAACGCGATGTTGAAGCACATCAAGGAAGGCGTGATCGCAGTGGATAATCAGGCACATATCACGGTAATTAATGATGAGGCCAGGCGATTATTCCGGCAGGATAATTCGCTGCTGCAAAAGTCGACGGATCTTGTCAGCGCTGAGTGGCTGGAACACTTACGCCTGAAGCAGGTTCTTGAGAGCGGCGTTCCCCAGCGTGACGAGGAAATCAATTTTAACGGTCACCTGCTGCTGACCAATACCGTACCGGTATTTGTGAAGGGGGATATTATCGGGGCTATCGCGACATT
This is a stretch of genomic DNA from Brenneria rubrifaciens. It encodes these proteins:
- a CDS encoding DASS family sodium-coupled anion symporter; translation: MSANSSRLLKLLIILCIAGGLWLLPVPDGVKPDAWHLMAIFIATVVGLILSPYPLGAMATFSMTSVAILGLLSIKDVLAGFSDPTIWMIACAFFISRGFIKTGFGRRIGLLFISKLGNSSLGLAYGLVFTDLLFAPAMPSTSARCGGIITPLFRSISEAYDSTPEKGTQRRIGAFLVQSIFQCNAVTSAMFMTSMAGNPMVAKLASQFGIEISWTDWALATLLPGFLSLALIPYLIYRFYPPELKQTSEMRAIAVERLREMGPMGRNEWVVLGVFLGLVTFWVLGSTLKIDATLTALAGLSVLLLSRALTWDDVVGEKEAWHTVVWFAVLMTLAGQLNKMGLIAWMGGLAGNAVSGMHWLPMLGLLLLVYYYSHYLMASAIAHISAMYAIFVSIALAAGAPPMLTVLVFGIFSNLFMSTTHYSSGPAPILFGCGYMPLSTWWKIGFLVSLVIIPIWLGVGSMWWKLLGFW
- a CDS encoding sensor histidine kinase, whose translation is MNKKKTPLKLGTSVFLMVSVVLGAVLLVVYSLLFFRINQLSEDHLREKAFSIARTLAASPAVINELKGLGKADDVQKAAEMIRQRNQLLFVTITDMDTIRHSHPEPQRIGEYFAGRDIYPSLLGMENTSINRGTLDPALRVFTPVFDSNNQQIGVVALGIALTSVQKVISENRWMIPWAILAGALVGWLGTLILVKVLKRIMLGFEPYEISSLFEQRNAMLKHIKEGVIAVDNQAHITVINDEARRLFRQDNSLLQKSTDLVSAEWLEHLRLKQVLESGVPQRDEEINFNGHLLLTNTVPVFVKGDIIGAIATFRDKTEISQLLQRLTGMSYYADALRAQSHEFMNKLHVILGMLHLKYYSQLEDYILKTANNYQAEIGSIIRKVKSPVIAGFLLGKINRARDLGITLSISEESLLPETDDVDITNELITVLGNLIENAMDAINGQENCEISVSFHHQDGCLHVTVGDDGPGIALEDQERIYEQGFSTKGSGRGIGLHLTRQSLEKIGGNIDFESEPEVYTQFFVNIPYQARLFDHD
- the ibpB gene encoding small heat shock chaperone IbpB, translating into MRNYDLSPLLRQWIGFDKLASAMGGQEPIEFPPYNIEKKDDNHYRITLALAGFQQSELDIEVEGQRLTVKGNPTLAKKKVEYLHQGLVFKPFSLSFTLAEHLHVSEAHFEHGLLHIDLVREVPEALQPQRIAIGGSRPVLTQSVAQSDTNGLVDTRSAGVAAK